A stretch of Arctopsyche grandis isolate Sample6627 chromosome 9, ASM5162203v2, whole genome shotgun sequence DNA encodes these proteins:
- the LOC143916688 gene encoding uncharacterized protein LOC143916688, whose protein sequence is MILDGRVRSLIVISICSIGVVSCRDSTSKALQKVVKFRSRIIELKRFDVPTSDDYGEGIFADVFPQLQNVNAFIFEYQHGKRIIGDELLLWDTKSWKFPKQDVSLRIKYPENHPSNSTTYYLTHFRAYISQDAKDSHGYLISGGSGQSNLDLKFVTSSARYLSYDIRVFGIHSDLIRNHTEVFGNENIGMNN, encoded by the exons ATGATCCTCGACGGTCGCGTGCGCTCTCTCATCGTCATTTCCATCTGCTCCATCGGAGTCGTCTCTTGCCGAGATTCCACCAGCAAAGCACTCCAGAAGGTGGTCAAATTTAGAAGTAGAATAATCGAGCTGAAGAGGTTCGACGTTCCAACCTCGGATGACTATGGAGAGGGTATCTTCGCTGACGTTTTTCCTCAGCTGCAGAACGTTAACGCTTTCATCTTCGAGTATCAGCATGGAAAGCGGATAATCG GAGATGAATTGCTATTATGGGACACAAAATCCTGGAAGTTTCCAAAACAGGACGTTTCattgcgtatcaaatatcctgAG AACCACCCCTCAAACTCCACCACATATTACTTGACCCATTTCCGGGCTTACATCAGCCAAGACGCCAAAGACAGTCATGGCTATCTGATATCAGGAGGATCTGGTCAGTCAAACCTGGACTTGAAGTTTGTAACCAGCTCGGCGAGATACCTGAGCTACGACATAAGGGTTTTCGGGATACATTCCGATCTGATTAGAAACCACACGGAAGTGTTTGGCAACGAGAACATCGGCATGAACAATTAG